From Girardinichthys multiradiatus isolate DD_20200921_A chromosome 3, DD_fGirMul_XY1, whole genome shotgun sequence, the proteins below share one genomic window:
- the ino80e gene encoding INO80 complex subunit E isoform X1 produces MSQRPTQAREMNGQTDVEVDYKRKYKNLKRKLKFLVYEQECFQEELRRAQRKLLKVSRDKSFLLDRLLQYERVDEDSSDSDATVSSENSEGEGLRERERERDITKKKKSSPGACLSSSSSSPHLSLLSRPGVNPLQSSSAGSYLNTMPFPPEYLAPPAERMKKERKPKTPKNKREATGKVVAPMAANYTSASGAAQAASGPFSWVPKQMLSGDAADEEGESDGESDRGDEDRGEGDEAELVIDIPNE; encoded by the exons ATGTCACAGAGACCGACCCAAGCTAGAG aaatgaACGGACAGACAGACGTCGAGGTCGATTACAAGCGGAAATACAAAAATCTCAAACGAAAATTAAAATTCCTCGTTTAT GAACAGGAATGTTTTCAGGAGGAGTTGAGAAGAGCACAAAGGAAACTTCTAAAGGTTTCCAGAGATAAAAG CTTTCTTCTGGACAGATTGCTCCAGTATGAGAGGGTAGATGAAGACTCCTCAG ATTCAGATGCAACTGTTTCTTCTGAAAACAGTGAAGGGGAAGGACTGAGGGAGAGGGAAAGAGAACGAGACATAACAAAGAA GAAAAAAAGCAGCCCTGGAGCATGcctttcctcctcctcatcatcacctCATCTCTCTCTGCTGTCTCGTCCCGGCGTTAACCCCCTTCAGTCGTCCAGCGCCGGATCGTACCTCAACACT ATGCCCTTCCCACCAGAGTATTTGGCCCCACCAGCTGAGCGAatgaagaaagagagaaaaccaAAGACGCCAAAAAACAAGAGAGAGGCCACAGGGAAG gttGTTGCTCCGATGGCGGCTAACTACACGTCAGCCTCCGGCGCTGCTCAGGCAGCCAGCGGCCCCTTCAGCTGGGTTCCCAAGCAAATGCTCAGCGGAGATGCGGCTGACGAGGAAGGTGAGAGCGACGGGGAAAGCGACAGGGGAGACGAGGACAGAGGGGAGGGAGACGAGGCCGAGCTCGTCATTGACATCCCCAATGAATGA
- the ino80e gene encoding INO80 complex subunit E isoform X2, producing MSQRPTQAREMNGQTDVEVDYKRKYKNLKRKLKFLVYEQECFQEELRRAQRKLLKVSRDKSFLLDRLLQYERVDEDSSDSDATVSSENSEGEGLRERERERDITKKKKSSPGACLSSSSSSPHLSLLSRPGVNPLQSSSAGSYLNTVVAPMAANYTSASGAAQAASGPFSWVPKQMLSGDAADEEGESDGESDRGDEDRGEGDEAELVIDIPNE from the exons ATGTCACAGAGACCGACCCAAGCTAGAG aaatgaACGGACAGACAGACGTCGAGGTCGATTACAAGCGGAAATACAAAAATCTCAAACGAAAATTAAAATTCCTCGTTTAT GAACAGGAATGTTTTCAGGAGGAGTTGAGAAGAGCACAAAGGAAACTTCTAAAGGTTTCCAGAGATAAAAG CTTTCTTCTGGACAGATTGCTCCAGTATGAGAGGGTAGATGAAGACTCCTCAG ATTCAGATGCAACTGTTTCTTCTGAAAACAGTGAAGGGGAAGGACTGAGGGAGAGGGAAAGAGAACGAGACATAACAAAGAA GAAAAAAAGCAGCCCTGGAGCATGcctttcctcctcctcatcatcacctCATCTCTCTCTGCTGTCTCGTCCCGGCGTTAACCCCCTTCAGTCGTCCAGCGCCGGATCGTACCTCAACACT gttGTTGCTCCGATGGCGGCTAACTACACGTCAGCCTCCGGCGCTGCTCAGGCAGCCAGCGGCCCCTTCAGCTGGGTTCCCAAGCAAATGCTCAGCGGAGATGCGGCTGACGAGGAAGGTGAGAGCGACGGGGAAAGCGACAGGGGAGACGAGGACAGAGGGGAGGGAGACGAGGCCGAGCTCGTCATTGACATCCCCAATGAATGA
- the LOC124865828 gene encoding uncharacterized protein LOC124865828, translating to MLSPAALSAAAAAAVWLLALLGPGLSLPAEHDSEAGFTLCDDCFYRQTPPRGASAELPLHHHCHRLPGGQALATLSRPTCDTAVCSAFHLSHGWTGKEKEQRGETVTEVGDSVKVAVPALLRGGAGDLSDAASPTDSPLQQWDSTVAAMIQSSIMPKCAALGGGVYILTGAGRLGAAEDGDEECQTKLLWSAVCCAPPEGKDGFSVGVIKETQAERQVSMKELEEMLGVTELFSEGCGGEDRETAAATVGLHSDGLHGNAAKTEADETDENSETGDPHAKEGKKESFKVSLPEERFGADAKSENADVSHLSEETTAELVTSVSSSEQQFSETVTEEDSNSTSTLVFLLSTTLSILKAPLCPVFSIITEFPAQVTHVFQEDLEVLSALPGDTFTLFHLLMSDLFSWTGSATDMLLGIGETCFSSVYYCASSMVEALLSSCQTGFMGIGTLAGDTVGIFGGVLDNGWWVTKFFGGRLWEQTENYMGAVVSEMGGQAQAVGRGLGRLACRGGNGVGNVFSMGGNFVMGMLDVVFGGARDFFGQ from the exons ATGCTGAGTCCTGCTGCTTTGagtgcagctgctgctgctgctgtctggCTGCTGGCGCTGCTGGGCCCGGGCCTGTCTCTTCCAGCTGAGCATGACTCTGAGGCAGGCTTCACCCTCTGCGACGACTGCTTCTACAGACAGACGCCTCCTCGGGGAGCCTCAGCTGAGCTGCCGCTGCACCATCACTGCCACAGACTGCCTGGGGGACAGGCGCTCGCTACTCTGTCCAGGCCGACCTGTGACACCGCAGTCTGCTCTGCCTTCCATCTCAGCCACGGATGGACAGGGAAGGAGAAGGAGCAGAGAGGAGAAACTGTT ACAGAGGTAGGAGACAGTGTCAAAGTCGCAGTTCCAGCTCTTCTTAGAGGAGGAGCAGGGGATTTATCTGATGCCGCCTCACCCACAGACTCCCCTCTTCAACAGTGGGACTCGACAGTGGCAGCAATGATCCAGTCCAGCATCATGCCCAAGTGCGCCGCTTTAGGAGGGGGTGTCTACATCCTGACAGGAGCAGGACGACTCGGGGCAGCTGAGGATGGAGACGAGGAGTGTCAAACCAAGCTGCTGTGGTCTGCAGTGTGCTGCGCTCCTCCAGAGGGGAAGGATGGCTTCAGTGTGGGGGTAATCAAAGAGACACAGGCGGAGAGGCAAGTGAgcatgaaggagctggaggagatgttAGGGGTGACTGAGCTATTCTCTGAAGGCTGTGGGGGAGAAGACAGGGagacagctgcagccacagtgGGGCTTCACAGTGATGGGCTTCATGGAAATGCTGCAAAAACAGAGGCAGACGAAACAGATGAGAATTCAGAAACTGGTGACCCGCATGCAAAGGAGGGCAAAAAGGAGAGCTTCAAAGTGTCACTGCCTGAAGAGAGGTTTGGTGCTGATGCTAAATCAGAAAATGCTGATGTTTCTCACCTTTCAGAAGAAACCACAGCAGAATTGGTCACTTCTGTGAGTAGCAGCGAGCAACAGTTCAGTGAAACAGTTACAGAAGAGGACTCAAACTCCACTAGCACTTTGGTCTTCCTGCTGTCCACCACCTTGTCCATTCTCAAAGCTCCTCTGTGCCCTGTGTTCTCCATCATCACTGAATTTCCTGCACAG GTGACTCACGTTTTTCAGGAAGATCTCGAAGTTCTCTCCGCGCTGCCTGGTGACACCTTTACTCTGTTTCACCTCCTCATGTCCGACCTCTTCTCCTGGACGGGATCAGCCACAGATATGCTACTCGGTATTGGGGAGACCTGCTTCTCCAGTGTTTACTACTGCGCTTCCTCGATGGTGGAGGCTCTGCTGAGCAGCTGCCAAACTGGGTTCATGGGCATTGGCACTCTGGCTGGAGACACTGTGGGGATTTTTGGTGGCGTACTGGATAATGGTTGGTGGGTGACCAAGTTCTTTGGAGGAAGGCTGTGGGAGCAGACTGAAAACTATATGGGGGCTGTGGTGTCAGAGATGGGAGGTCAAGCTCAGGCTGTGGGTCGAGGACTGGGCAGGCTGGCCTGCCGAGGTGGGAATGGAGTGGGTAATGTGTTCAGCATGGGAGGGAATTTTGTAATGGGAATGTTAGATGTGGTTTTTGGTGGAGCAAGAGATTTTTTTGGGCAGTAA
- the si:ch73-54f23.4 gene encoding zinc-binding protein A33: MYQNHTKHTNNNCSKSLLCENKAKLVQAIKRIKLEVDECREAERETHTDSVEIENRFDKLEREIRAEFQNLHRFLEEEEYRDLERLRKERQKQLKQLKEREKKIEAQGRDLERAITVLNSKLAEEDSPKLLKEIQDLVKRSQVHFILPAEVDTEVHSGWFVGPIQYRIWKHMKSCLYPNITSVRFDPETAHPNLSLSPSCTSVWFDEDKDTSEVEANSRRFHYYYCLLGQQGFGTGRYYWEVEVGNKTAWRLGVAQEDVPRGEMTATGTSVGLWTLAFKGGSILACTDPKPTKINVSTHLVRIGVFLDCEGEEVTFYNAVTMAPIYTFSTGTVMVPLFPFFNPCDTDDGKNTAPITMFNPSL, from the exons ATGTACCAGAACCacaccaaacacacaaacaacaactGCAGCAAAAGCCTTCTCTGTGAGAACAAG GCGAAGCTTGTCCAGGCTATTAAAAGAATCAAACTTGAGGTAGACGAATGCagagaagcagagagagagacgCACACAGACTCGGTAGAAATAGAG aacaGGTTTGACAAACTAGAACGAGAAATCAGAGCCGAGTTTCAGAACCTCCATCGTTTCTTGGAAGAGGAGGAGTATCGGGACCTGGAAAGGCTGAGGAAGGAGAGACAGAAACAGCTGAAGCAGCTGaaggagagagagaagaagaTAGAAGCGCAAGGAAGAGACCTGGAGAGGGCAATAACAGTGCTGAACAGCAAGCTGGCCGAGGAGGATAGTCCTAAACTCCTCAAA GAAATCCAGGATCTTGTAAAAAG ATCTCAGGTCCACTTTATTCTTCCTGCAGAAGTGGACACTGAGGTCCACTCAGGTTGGTTTGTGGGTCCCATCCAATACAGAATATGGAAACACATGAAAAGCTGCCTCTACCCAA ATATTACATCAGTGAGGTTTGACCCCGAGACTGCCCACCCTAATCTATCGCTGTCTCCATCCTGCACTTCTGTTTGGTTCGATGAAGATAAAGACACTTCAGAAGTCGAAGCCAACTCACGTCGGTTCCACTATTATTACTGTCTCCTGGGCCAGCAGGGCTTTGGCACCGGCCGATACTACTGGGAGGTGGAGGTGGGCAACAAGACAGCATGGAGGTTGGGCGTGGCGCAGGAAGATGTTCCAAGAGGAGAGATGACAGCAACAGGAACCTCCGTCGGCCTCTGGACGTTGGCCTTCAAGGGCGGATCTATCCTCGCCTGCACGGATCCGAAACCCACTAAGATCAACGTGTCCACCCACCTTGTCCGCATTGGCGTGTTCTTAGACTGTGAGGGGGAGGAGGTGACTTTCTATAATGCTGTGACCATGGCGCCCATTTACACTTTTTCCACAGGAACTGTCATGGTTCCCCTGTTTCCCTTTTTCAACCCGTGTGACACAGATGATGGAAAGAACACGGCACCAATCACAATGTTTAACCCCTCACTTTAA